The DNA region AACGGATTGGCTGTTGCCGGTGGATTCAATCGACGCGACATCCGCAACGACCGCCAGAGGCGTCACGCTCATCAACAATCGTTCTTCAAGATGGCTGATTCTGGGTGCTGGTTCAGACAGCCCGGCACGCTGGTTTGCGCGCAATCGATGGGACGCTTCTGACAGCAGAAGCTTGAGGTGTTTTTGAAGGTCACGGGATCCCAACCCCACGTTTCGCACTTTGTCTTTCTACTGGTCTTGCAGCACCAGTGATCGCCCGTCGCATCGTTCAGACCGTCTGGTCCGGACGGATTTCAACGAACGTTGATGAAAAACTAGTCCACAGAAATGACAGTGCAGAAAAACCCGGCTGTGAATCCCCAGTTCACCAAGTGAGAAACTCACGCCTGACTGATCAGATCAGAAGGATGCGAACGACCGGCATTTCCTGCCGCGAGGAAGGACTAATCGCTCCAATTTGGCAAACTGAGCGATATTTGCCGGTCGAACCGAATATGCCGAAAGGAACGATTGTCTCGGCGCAGGATTTCACTGAGGCCTCATGGCCAAAACAGACGACTTGTAAGGACAACGCGGGCGTTCCGTTCGCGCCTTGGTCCGTCACCTCGCGATGCGAGCATGGCCGAACTCCATCCAGGAATAGTCCCCACAGATATTCATGAACCACTTTCCTTCGCCAAAATCATCCTCAACGGAAGGCTGTTCTCAGGGCTTACCTGCGACACAGCACTCGGTTGAAGGTCATGGTGTCCAAGCAGATGGTCGTCAACGACTCTCTGTCTGGCTGCGCGAACTGGTTCGTCCACAGCAGGTTTCTGGTTCACTCTGTCAAGCGGCTGTATCACAGGACTCGACTCAGAGAAATTCCTCCACACGACGAAGGCGTTCTACCGCGATCGCTCTGGGTGCGGTGCTGCTTGCTGGAACCCTGTTCTTGCCGTCGTCAGATCTGGCCGCTGTTCAGATCAGGGAAGGGCAGCCCACAAACATCACATTGAGAGCACCCCGGGTCGCCCCTCCAGGCGGGTTCCCCCGGATCGTTCCCATGACAGACCCCTCAGAATCGAAAACAAGTGCCCAGAGCAGTTCCAAAGGCGGTGGAATGGATCCCGACCTGGAAAAGCGAATGACAGCCATGTTTCGTCAGATCGCGGCTGAGATGTCTTCGAAAGAGAACAATCCCGCAGAATCAACAAATGCTCCAGGTTTGAGTTCGGCTCACCCGTACACGGACAAGCCTGCTGCCGGCAGAATGGCAGGAGCAGTAACGGCAGGAGCAGCAACCAGAACTTCAAATACTCCTGTTTCGTCTGTATCTCTCCACAGCCCGGCCATCCGTCGGGCTCCATCTCGTTCGGGTGTGCTCATCGTTTCTCAACCCGGTATGACGGCCGAACATTCTGCTGAGCAACTTATTCAGTCCGCGGGAGAGGCGTCACAAACTCTGGCAAACAGCGCGTCACAAACTTTGGCAAACGGATCGTTGTCCTCCGATATTGCTGCCAATCCGGGACCACCCACAGCCGGTATCCTTCCTGAGCAGCAACCCGCTCATTTCGTGGAACAGCCTTTTCCTTCAGTGTCGTCAGAACTGGCAGATCCACGGCTACAGGCACTTCCACAGTTGCAGCAAACTGTGTCTCCCTCGAACCCTCAGACGACCGGTTCGGTGAATCCTGTGACCGGTGCCCCCCTTTCGGACGCATCCCGCATCGCTCAATCCGTCTTTGGAACCAGTGCACTTCAGCCACCCTCGGCGATTCCTGAAACGTCAGTCCCCGGCAACCCAACGCCGCCCGTTGTGCCACCGGCTCCAGTCTTTCAACCGCCTTCACTGCCGAGAGGTTTATCATCTGACACGGCTGATATACCGCTGCCTCACCAGGTCCATCCCACTCCGGAAGGCACATCCGATCCTGTTCGGAACGGCCCTGTTCCCATCGGGAAAGGCCCCGTTGGTGATTCGCCCGGGCCATCGTATTCCCGGCAGCCACCGACAGGACAGCCTGATTCCATTGACCCGAACTTCAGTCAGCAATCTCGGCCAGGCGTTCCATCGCCAGGCTATCAGGGAAGTGGACACTATCCCGGTCAGTCCGGTTTTCGAGCCACCGTCGAATCCGATGCACCGCGATGGTTGCATTCTTACCAGGATCGCGCGGCGCGAATGGGACTGGAATCCACGATCCTGACACCTCAGTCCAGCTCGCACATGCCCATCGAATTTCGTCCGTGGTGGGATTCGCTGGTTCGAAATCACATGGGGATCGCGCCCACACCCATGACAGTAGATGCAGCCGGACTGGTCCGGCAGGCCATGCTGTATTCTCCCCAGATTCTGGCACTTCAGGCAGAACCGGAAGTGCAGCAAAGAATCGTCTGGCAGGAAGAAGCCCAATTCGACTGGCGCACATTCCTCGAAACAACGTACGACGATCTGAACGACCCTGTCGGCAATCGGCTCACCACCGGAGATTTGTCGGATCGGTTCAAGGATAACAAATTCAGCACCATCGGCGGCTTTCGGAAGAAGACGTCCAGCGGCGGTGAACTGGAAGTCAGTCAGCGCGTCGGGCACCAATACAACAACTCGACGTATCTGGTCCCGAATCCGCAGTCGACGTCGCGTCTGGAGCTTAGCTTTCGACAACCTGTCTGGAATGGTGCGGGTAGCATTTACAGCCAGAGCCAGATTGTTCTGGCTCGAATCACCACCAATTCATCCAGCGACGAAGTTCTGGCAGAACTACAGGACCATCTGTACCAGGTCACGGAAGCATACTGGCAGCTCTACCGAAGCCGGGCGGAATTCTATCAGCGTCAGAAACTGGTCGAATCCGCACGC from Planctomycetaceae bacterium includes:
- a CDS encoding TolC family protein; amino-acid sequence: MTDPSESKTSAQSSSKGGGMDPDLEKRMTAMFRQIAAEMSSKENNPAESTNAPGLSSAHPYTDKPAAGRMAGAVTAGAATRTSNTPVSSVSLHSPAIRRAPSRSGVLIVSQPGMTAEHSAEQLIQSAGEASQTLANSASQTLANGSLSSDIAANPGPPTAGILPEQQPAHFVEQPFPSVSSELADPRLQALPQLQQTVSPSNPQTTGSVNPVTGAPLSDASRIAQSVFGTSALQPPSAIPETSVPGNPTPPVVPPAPVFQPPSLPRGLSSDTADIPLPHQVHPTPEGTSDPVRNGPVPIGKGPVGDSPGPSYSRQPPTGQPDSIDPNFSQQSRPGVPSPGYQGSGHYPGQSGFRATVESDAPRWLHSYQDRAARMGLESTILTPQSSSHMPIEFRPWWDSLVRNHMGIAPTPMTVDAAGLVRQAMLYSPQILALQAEPEVQQRIVWQEEAQFDWRTFLETTYDDLNDPVGNRLTTGDLSDRFKDNKFSTIGGFRKKTSSGGELEVSQRVGHQYNNSTYLVPNPQSTSRLELSFRQPVWNGAGSIYSQSQIVLARITTNSSSDEVLAELQDHLYQVTEAYWQLYRSRAEFYQRQKLVESARSVLQTLEGRDQVDTVPRQILRARAAVARAEARMQRAVTAIRNTESQLRLLVNDPAMLNQGPVEFMPTEMPAMIPVAPVLHDSLNTALINRPDISRAIRQMRASGVRLGVSRNEMLPKLDFLVKTYVAGLEAKDRIDTSIANQFTRGQPGYTVGFEFEVPLGNRAARARYEQRKWELQRSINVFRATVEASLTEVEVANREVETAYREMQGRYQAMVAAQNETNYLKDRFEVLPDAEDSAILLLEDLLDGFERLADEESTFVDAQVKYALSIIKLRQVTGVLLRSRHDSPETLSQHSEWMAQRIEETMHGRVDGGTNVVPASITATTFADPATMPTDARSNQSLAYSQTTWAPVNSSGGQGSVPVNHPGNANSVVAPSPAIRYSPAVQPSSSPPVMNGQRIPSSGRLQSSGGHSLTGP